From one Triticum urartu cultivar G1812 chromosome 3, Tu2.1, whole genome shotgun sequence genomic stretch:
- the LOC125544486 gene encoding uncharacterized protein LOC125544486, with amino-acid sequence MADHFALMTGRMITEATLQGAIFDAPSAKDACDHHDPSIFEDGRTKTGVMVECRICQEEGDQAYMETPCSCKGSLKYAHHICIQRWCNEKGDTICEICLQQFTPNYSAPLKLFRIGRNQISFRRAGGTPENLNAGENVSQTADHAAGTSSFDSQFCNPKGVTYCRVIAIALMALLVLRDAISLVLGGPEVYSMALITLLMFRTAGVVIPIYIILISVVTLLHRYSQHQDVHGATPVTEPVGIEDTESLPPTPPQQHVISIQ; translated from the exons ATGGCGGACCACTTCGCGCTCATGACGGGACGGATGATCACGGAGGCGACGCTTCAGGGCGCCATCTTTGATGCCCCTTCCGCGAAGGATGCTTGTGATCATCATGATCCTTCTATTTTTGAGGACGGGAGGACCAAGACTGGTGTCATGGTGGAATGCAGAATCTGCCAAGAAGAAGGTGATCAAGCCTACATGGAGACCCCTTGCTCCTGCAAGGGTAGCCTCAAG TACGCTCACCACATATGCATCCAGAGGTGGTGTAACGAGAAGGGAGACACCATATGTGAGATATGCTTACAG CAATTTACACCAAACTACAGTGCCCCTTTGAAGTTGTTTCGGATCGGAAGAAACCAAATTAGCTTCAG GAGAGCTGGAGGAACACCAGAGAATCTCAACGCTGGAGAAAACGTTTCCCAAACCGCTGATCATGCTGCCGGCACATCAAGCTTTGACTCTCAATTTTGCAATCCAAAAGGCGTCACCTACTGCCGTGTGATTGCCATCGCC TTGATGGCTCTGCTGGTGCTCCGTGACGCAATCTCGCTTGTCCTCGGCGGCCCCGAGGTGTACTCGATGGCACTGATCACT CTGCTGATGTTCAGAACAGCCGGAGTTGTCATACCCATCTACATTATCTTGATATCAGTTGTCACATTGCTCCATCGGTACAGTCAACACCAG GATGTGCATGGCGCAACGCCAGTTACAGAACCTGTAGGAATTGAGGACACAGAGAGCCTGCCGCCGACGCCACCTCAACAGCATGTCATCAGCATCCAGTAG
- the LOC125544485 gene encoding EEF1A lysine methyltransferase 2-like: MAGIRLTPEEPELPQGTPPRPQLPLPVAGSGVTAGGGGSGGLEMASDDERSVAADSWSVRSEYGSTLDDDQRYADAADVLAAAAAAGNFPSAASDYCSDKDDQDPNEEGSMLGLQSYWDASYSEDLANFQEHGHAGEIWFGADVMDTVAIWTKKLCVSFFQGGLSSANDNIKFEVDDKHLFDYPVLDLGTGNGLLLQALAKQGFSDLTGTDYSEGAIELARNLAARDGFTTISFLVDDVLETKLDRKFKIITDKGTLDAIGLHPDGRAKRVMYWESISNLVEPGGLVVITSCNHTKDELLQEVEEFGMRKFGKEDTDRGAGDSHQIFRYLDHVQTYPTIMFGGVEGSQVCTVAFQRA, from the exons ATGGCTGGAATCAGGCTGACGCCCGAGGAGCCTGAGCTGCCGCAGGGCACTCCGCCCCGCCCCCAGCTGCCGCTCCCCGTCGCCGGCTCCGGCGTcacagcgggcggcggcggcagcggtggccTGGAGATGGCTTCGGACGACGAGCGGTCAGTGGCAGCGGACTCGTGGTCCGTGCGGAGCGAGTACGGGAGCACGCTAGACGATGACCAGCGCTACGCCGACGCTGCCGATGTGCTCGCCGCGGCGGCGGCCGCCGGGAACTTCCCCTCCGCTGCCTCTGATTACTG TTCTGACAAAGATGACCAAGATCCTAATGAGGAAGGCTCAATGTTGGGGCTACAAAGTTATTGGGATGCTTCTTATTCTGAAGATCTCGCAAATTTTCAGGAACACGGCCATGCTGGAGAAATATG GTTTGGTGCAGATGTAATGGATACTGTTGCCATTTGGACAAAAAAATTGTGTGTAAGCTTTTTCCAAGGTGGACTTTCATCGGCTAATGACAACATCAAATTTGAAGTTGATGATAAACACTTGTTTGACTACCCCGTGCTCGATCTTGGAACTGGCAACGGCCTCCTTCTGCAAGCACTTGCCAAGCAGGG GTTTTCAGATTTAACAGGAACTGATTACAGTGAAGGAGCCATTGAACTTGCAAGAAACCTTGCTGCTCGTGATGGGTTCACTACTATAAGTTTTTTG GTCGATGATGTACTTGAGACAAAGTTAGACAGGAAATTCAAAATTATTACAGATAAAGGGACATTGGATGCCATTGGATTGCATCCAGATGGCCGTGCAAAAAG AGTGATGTATTGGGAATCTATATCAAACTTGGTTGAACCAGGTGGCCTTGTG GTCATAACATCATGTAATCACACAAAGGATGAGCTTCTGCAAGAAGTAGAAGAGTTCGGTATGCGGAAATTTGGTAAGGAGGACACAGACAGAGGTGCAGGTGATTCGCACCAGATCTTCCGATACTTGGATCATGTCCAAACGTATCCTACCATCATGTTTGGCGGAGTTGAGGGGTCTCAAGTGTGCACCGTGGCTTTCCAACGGGCGTGA